A genomic window from Punica granatum isolate Tunisia-2019 chromosome 2, ASM765513v2, whole genome shotgun sequence includes:
- the LOC116195516 gene encoding proline transporter 2-like encodes MTMETGDRGRVYGEEELGVEVPETAHQISRDSWLQVTFILCTGVNSVFVLGYSGTIMVPLGWVGGVVGLLLSAAISTYASTLLAKLHVLDGKRHIRYRDLAGHIYGRRAYCLTWGLQYVNLFMINTGYLILAGSALKAAYTLHQDDHTLKLPYCIAITGFVCALFAIGIPHLSALRIWLGFSTILALFYLVTALVLSLKDGINAPPRDYSIPETGANKIFTIIGASANLVFAYNTGMIPEIQATIRQPVVKNMLKALYFQFTIGLLPLLSVVFVGYWAYGSSSSSYLLNNVNGPVWLKMAASIAAFLQSVFALHIFASPMYEYMDTRYGIKGSALKPKNLSFRILFRGGYLTINTLVAALLPFLGDIQSLTGALSTFPLTFILANHMYLRAKDKQLSSLQTLWHWLNVCFFGAMSVAAAIAAIRLIIVDSKTYNLFADM; translated from the exons ATGACGATGGAGACCGGCGACCGCGGGCGGGTCTACGGCGAGGAAGAGCTCGGTGTCGAGGTCCCTGAAACCGCTCATCAGATTAGCCGCG ACTCATGGCTTCAAGTGACTTTCATCCTCTGCACGGGAGTGAACAGCGTGTTCGTCCTCGGATATTCTGGGACAATCATGGTCCCTCTCGGGTGGGTTGGGGGTGTTGTTGGACTGCTTCTTTCAGCAGCCATCTCGACCTACGCCAGTACGCTCCTGGCGAAACTTCACGTCTTAGATGGAAAGAGGCATATCAGATACAGGGATCTCGCAGGACACATATACG GCAGGAGAGCTTATTGTCTGACATGGGGGTTGCAGTATGTTAATCTTTTCATGATCAACACAGGCTACCTTATTTTGGCCGGTTCTGCTCTGAAG GCAGCTTATACTCTTCATCAGGATGACCATACCTTGAAGCTCCCCTACTGCATAGCAATCACTGGATTCGTATGTGCACTGTTTGCGATCGGGATACCTCATTTGTCGGCCCTGAGGATTTGGCTTGGATTCTCGACAATTTTGGCTTTGTTCTATCTTGTTACAGCTTTAGTCCTGTCCTTAAAAGATG GAATCAATGCTCCCCCGAGGGACTATAGTATCCCGGAAACAGGCGCAAACAAGATCTTCACGATAATAGGTGCCTCTGCAAATCTCGTATTTGCATACAATACTGGAATGATCCCTGAGATCCAG GCAACAATTAGGCAACCTGTTGTGAAGAACATGCTGAAGGCTCTCTACTTCCAATTCACAATCGGGTTACTGCCTCTGCTTTCAGTTGTTTTTGTAGGCTATTGGGCTTACGGGTCTTCGAGCTCGTCCTATCTCCTTAACAACGTCAACGGACCTGTTTGGCTCAAAATGGCTGCAAGTATTGCAGCCTTCCTGCAAAGTGTCTTCGCCTTACAT ATATTCGCAAGCCCGATGTATGAGTACATGGACACGAGGTACGGGATCAAAGGGAGTGCTTTGAAGCCGAAGAACCTCTCATTCAGGATCCTCTTCAGGGGCGGATACCTCACGATCAACACCCTCGTGGCGGCCCTCCTTCCCTTCCTTGGGGATATTCAGAGCCTCACGGGAGCACTCAGCACGTTCCCGCTCACCTTCATACTCGCAAACCACATGTACCTCAGGGCGAAGGACAAGCAGCTTAGCTCTCTACAGACGTTGTGGCATTGGCTCAATGTCTGCTTCTTCGGGGCCATGTCCGTTGCTGCTGCGATCGCCGCGATTAGGCTCATTATCGTGGACTCAAAGACATACAATCTCTTTGCCGATAtgtga
- the LOC116193880 gene encoding uncharacterized protein LOC116193880 has product MKTVVRRRFVPSHYYRDLHLKLQNLKQGSKTVEYHKEMEITMIRANVEDDREATMARFISGLNREIANIVELHHYVELEKLWTSKFEGAGPKWAGSKQEEKARGDKPAAKPSSESKERSNSSSQPQRNRDIKCFHCLGSGHYASQCPNKRAMIMLDNWEIESADEHVSDADSIPSLEDANDVEHADQVCRLIIDGGSTVNVASKLMVEKFGLSTQKHSMPYRLQWLNESGELKVTKQVLIPFSIGKYHDEVLCYVVPMIASHLLLERPWQFDRRTTHDEYKNRYSFIKDGRSMTLASLPPHQVFEEQLQIKKSSAESSKESKREFDDVFLEGMPPRLPPIRGIEHQIDFIPGVPIPNRPAYRCSPEEAKELQKQVNELLIKSYVRESMSSCSVPVLLVPKKDGIWRMGVELDKEKVKAIREWPTPITIAEVRSFHGLTGFYRRFVRNFSTIAAPLTETIKKENGFRWGKEQEKAFNTLKEKLCAVLMQEKRHIAYFSEKLNGAVLNYSTYDKELYALVRALETWQHYL; this is encoded by the exons ATGAAAACTGTCGTGCGGAGGAGGTTTGTCCCATCCCATTACTACCGGGATTTACACTTGAAGCTGCAGAATCTTAAGCAAGGGTCTAAGACCGTGGAGTACCACAAAGAGATGGAGATTACCATGATTCGCGCCAATGTTGAGGATGATCGAGAGGCAACCATGGCTCGGTTCATTAGTGGacttaatcgggagattgccaataTTGTGGAGCTACACCATTATGTGGAGCTTGAAAAATTG TGGACTTCCAAGTTTGAAGGGGCTGGACCTAAATGGGCTGGTTCaaagcaagaggagaaggcCAGGGGAGACAAGCCCGCAGCCAAGCCATCATCTGAATCTAAGGAGAGGAGTAACTCTTCTTCCCAACCTCAAAGAAACCGTGATATAAAGTGTTTTCATTGTTTGGGTTCTGGTCATTATGCTTCTCAATGCCCGAACAAGAGAGCCATGATTATGTTAGATAATTGGGAGATTGAAAGTGCGGATGAGCATGTGAGTGACGCGGACTCTATACCATCACTTGAAGATGCCAATGATGTGGAGCATGCG GATCAAGTATGTAGATTGATTATTGATGGAGGAAGCACGGTGAATGTGGCAAGCAAGCTGATGGTGGAGAAGTTTGGTTTGAGCACTCAAAAGCATTCGATGCCATATAGGCTTCAGTGGCTGAATGAAAGTGGTGAATTGAAGGTGACAAAACAAGTGTTGATCCCATTTTCTATTGGGAAGTACCATGATGAAGTTTTGTGTTATGTAGTTCCTATGATAGCCAGCCATTTGTTACTCGAGaggccatggcaatttgatcgAAGGACTACACATGACGAGTACAAGAATCGGTATagcttcatcaaggatggtCGAAGCATGACACTTGCCTCGCTGCCACCACATCAAGTGTTCGAAGAGCAACTCCAAATCAAGAAGTCTAGTGCCGAGAGTTCAAAAGAAAGTAAGAGA gagtttgaTGATGTGTTTCTTGAGGGGATGCCACCAAGATTGCCACCAATCCGTGGGatcgaacatcaaattgatttcatCCCGGGAGTACCCATTCCAAATCGACCAGCATATCGGTGTAGCCCCGAAGAAGCAAAGGAACTCCAAAAGCAAGTTAATGAGCTGCTGATCAAGAGCTATGTTCGAGAAAGCATGAGTTCATGCTCTGTGCCCGTGTTGCTTGTTCCCAAGAAAGATGGCATATGGAggat GGGTGTAGAATTGGATAAAGAGAAGGTGAAAGCAATCCGGGAATGGCCTACACCCATTACCATTGCTGAGGTCCGAAGCTTCCATGGTCTTACTGGATtctatcgaagatttgtgcGCAATTTTAGCACCATAGCTGCTCCTTTGACCGAGACCATCAAGAAGGAAAATGGCTTTAGATGGGGCAAGGAGCAAGAGAAGGCATTCAATACCTTGAAAGAAAAGCTAT GTGCCGTCCTTATGCAAGAGAAGAGGCAtattgcttacttcagtgaGAAGCTCAACGGGGCTGTATTAAACTACTCCACATACGACAAGGAGCTCTATGCTTTGGTGAGGGCTTTGGAGACATGGCAGCATTACTTGTAg